From Seriola aureovittata isolate HTS-2021-v1 ecotype China chromosome 16, ASM2101889v1, whole genome shotgun sequence, one genomic window encodes:
- the prcc gene encoding proline-rich protein PRCC translates to MSLVAYGSSDDSDSEETSTSAAPESKVSAGGLFSLLPAPKKPGSAGGNDGPRKETKANPSAGDSTSNDDLHPPPSKGGFLSSLPKPRKRTEPVKITVPEIQRHDSDSDDDEPAKKKLQPQGAGSGLAALLPQPKNLTVKETDRALIPHALTKRQEPKGPKPGTPAQGLLGSSASPSAIKAAAKSAALQLARQIAADDQDNEDDITPQNYFSLGESSQPLPAVIPSLDPEPGAPAEPPPIAAADEPGQSDAPLDFGGNHEGAGAWGGQYSQYQQPMTGPEAFPQEYYNESYYQDPNPGLSEEAEEPGHSAMFDDEAFMRLQGKRNRGKEEVKFLEIKGDDQLSGNQQWMTKSMTEEKQTRQSFSKKKGEQPTGQQRRKHQITYLIHQAKERELELKNSWADNKLSRRQTQAKYGF, encoded by the exons ATGTCTTTAGTCGCCTATGGCAGCAGTGATGATAGTGACTCCGAGGAAACCTCCACTTCTGCCGCACCGGAGAGCAAAGTCAGCGCAGGAGggctcttctctctcctgcctgcTCCTAAAAAGCCAGGATCTGCAGGTGGAAACGATGGACCAAGAAAGGAGACAAAAGCAAACCCTTCAGCTGGGGACAGCACGTCAAACGATGACCTACATCCTCCACCATCTAAAGGAGGCTTCCTTTCTAGTCTGCCTAAGCCGAGGAAGCGAACAGAGCCTGTCAAGATCACTGTGCCAGAGATCCAGAGACACGAT TCAgactctgatgatgatgaaccaGCAAAAAAGAAACTACAACCTCAG GGTGCAGGCTCAGGCCTGGCTGCCCTTCTGCCACAACCCAAAAACCTGACAGTGAAAGAGACTGACAGAGCCCTGATTCCTCATGCACTCACCAAAAGGCAAGAACCCAAAGGACCCAAGCCTGGAACGCCTGCTCAGGGTCTGCTTGGTTCTAGTGCGTCACCCTCTGCTATCAAAGCTGCAGCAAAGTCAGCCGCCCTGCAGTTGGCTAGACAAATAGCCGCTGATGACCAGGATAACGAGGATGACATAACCCCACAGAACTACTTCTCCCTAGGTGAAAGCTCCCAGCCCCTCCCTGCAGTCATCCCAAGCTTAGATCCTGAGCCAGGAGCCCCTGCAGAGCCACCTCCTATTGCAGCTGCTGATGAGCCTGGTCAGTCAGATGCCCCTCTTGACTTTGGGGGGAACCACGAGGGAGCTGGTGCATGGGGAGGTCAATATTCTCAATATCAGCAGCCCATGACAGGCCCAGAAGCTTTCCCTCAG GAATACTATAATGAGTCATATTACCAAGATCCTAACCCCGGATTGTCGGAGGAGGCTGAAGAGCCTGGCCACTCTGCCATGTTTGATGATGAAGCG ttcatgCGGCTGCAGGGGAAAAGAAACAGAGGCAAAGAGGAGGTGAAGTTTCTGGAAATCAAGGGAGATGACCAGCTCAGTGGCAACCAGCAGTGGATGACCAAGAGCAtgacagaagagaaacagacCCGCCAGTCCTTCAGCAAG AAAAAAGGAGAACAACCTACAGGACAACAGCGGCGCAAGCACCAGATAACATATCTCATTCACCAG GCAAAGGAACGTGAGCTGGAGCTGAAGAACAGCTGGGCAGATAACAAGCTATCACGCCGGCAGACCCAGGCCAAATACGGTTTCTAA
- the mrpl9 gene encoding 39S ribosomal protein L9, mitochondrial, with product MWSSGRRVLQDLLSQTAVRSLSLTPAQNTVVVERWWQVPLSKAGSPPRLHPRRHRIYKVVEDTKNAPKKNMELILTQTVPKLGGRGETVFVKKSVARNKLLPEGLAVYPSQENKAMFAEELRLLREGRPEDRIQTRTGQLTVEFLKRSKLKINKMPSEEFQLTKESVCRQLFRKLGVVVPPHALSLPFEPIKDLGDYWCEVTVNGINTVRIPLSLVPYEDQSARYQQQLKRQKQQQTASDISEAADEEEAVVKAVSDAAVEAGKDSVSQVSEASASGGASAAEETTASATPTTQDTTAPPSDRPKKD from the exons ATGTGGAGCTCAGGCCGCCGCGTCCTTCAGGATCTGCTCAGCCAGACTGCTGTCAGGAGTTTGTCTCTGACTCCTGCTCAG AATACAGTGGTGGTGGAGCGATGGTGGCAGGTCCCCTTGTCAAAAGCAGGCAGCCCGCCGAGGCTTCACCCTCGAAGACACAGAATCTACAAGGTGGTTGAAGACACCAAAAACGCTCCCAAGAAGAATATGGAGCTCATTCTGACTCAGACGGTACCAA AGCTCGGTGGGCGAGGAgagactgtgtttgtgaaaaaaTCAGTTGCCAGGAACAAGCTGCTGCCCGAAGGTCTCGCTGTGTATCCATCACAGGAGAACAAAGCGATGTTTGCTGAGGAGTTAAGA CTTCTGCGCGAGGGGAGGCCAGAGGACAGGATTCAAACCCGCACTGGACAACTG ACAGTGGAGTTCCTTAAACGCTCCAAGCTGAAGATCAACAAAATGCCCTCTGAAGAATTCCAGCTCACTAAAGAGAGCGTTTGCAGACAGCTTTTCAGGAAG CTGGGAGTTGTTGTTCCACCTCATGCACTGAGTCTTCCATTTGAGCCAATCAAGGACTTGGGTGATTACTGGTGTGAAGTAACG GTTAATGGAATAAACACAGTTCGCATCCCTTTGTCACTGGTGCCATATGAAGACCAATCTGCAAGGTACCAGCAGCAgttgaaaagacaaaagcagcagcagacagcttcAGACATTTCAGAAGCCGCTGATGAAGAGGAAGCAGTTGTGAAGGCCGTTTCTGATGCAGCAGTGGAGGCTGGTAAAGACTCTGTGAGTCAAGTTAGTGAAGCTTCAGCCTCAGGAGGAGCTTCTGCCGCTGAGGAAACAACAGCCTCAGCTACACCGACAACTCAAGACACAACAGCACCACCAAGTGACAGGCCGAAAAAAGATTAA
- the LOC130183326 gene encoding transmembrane protein 272-like, with amino-acid sequence MIPSPQEDFRPQSAIAISAIVVVNIIWWMIMIAAIGLGAIHIKNCPIQPYIPIYLMVLGAVSLVSFTLTYTKSTWKDGVIFILSSVCVALLHLFTFCWFIAGTVWVYSVYPPSYEPGKQYCHKTPFQFAFVVTTLVWVCVTLLFTCGCCFGLLACCKTVRAGRRLIPNRNTFYGGTGYFEEPIASDV; translated from the exons ATGATCCCTTCTCCACAGGAGGATTTCAGGCCTCAAAGTGCCATTGCGATTTCAGCAATTG TTGTGGTGAATATAATTTGGTGGATGATTATGATTGCAGCCATTGGATTGG GGGCCATACATATCAAAAATTGTCCAATACAGCCCTACATCCCCATCTACCTGATGGTGTTGGGAGCTGTCAGCCTCGTCTCTTTTACTCTGACCTACACCAAGAGCACCTGGAAAGATGGCGTTATCTTCATCCTGAGCTCGGTCTGCGTGGCCCTTCTGCACCTCTTCACTTTCTGCTGGTTCATCGCAG GCACTGTCTGGGTTTATTCTGTATATCCTCCTAGCTACGAACCAGGAAAACAGTACTGCCATAAGACACCCTTCCAGTTTGCCTTTGTTGTCACCACcttggtgtgggtgtgtgtgactCTCCTGTTCACCTGTGGCTGTTGCTTCGGTTTACTGGCCTGCTGTAAGACTGTGAGGGCAGGACGTCGCTTGATACCCAACCGCAATACTTTCTATGGTGGGACAGGTTATTTTGAAGAACCCATTGCTAGTGATGTGTAA